The Lysobacter panacisoli genome includes a window with the following:
- the yedA gene encoding drug/metabolite exporter YedA, producing MSTAAPTADRAGPGALAVAFALASVYILWGSTYLAIRFALESYPPFLLGAGRMFLAGLIMYVVLRSRGVAAPTGRQWRTLWVLSIWMVLLSNGLVNLAETEVGSGLAAIAVASMPLFAGVFAMMRGRHPSKIEWVGLVIGFLGVLWLNAGSELSSSTLGLVCLVIAPIAWAWGSIWSRDQDLPQPFMSAAGQMLTGSVWMLIAAMVHGERITQMPSLSATGAMLYLVVAGSIFGFTAYIWLLHHVRPALATSYAYVNPPIAVLFGALIGGEHFTAHDLGAMAVILMGVVIITLAKARGAKAIAPSPTSEPAA from the coding sequence ATGAGCACCGCTGCACCCACTGCCGACCGGGCCGGACCCGGCGCACTGGCCGTCGCCTTCGCCCTGGCTTCGGTCTACATCCTCTGGGGCTCCACCTACCTCGCCATCCGCTTCGCGCTGGAGAGCTATCCGCCGTTCCTGCTCGGCGCGGGCCGCATGTTCCTCGCTGGCCTGATCATGTACGTAGTGCTGCGTTCGCGCGGCGTCGCTGCGCCGACCGGCAGGCAATGGCGCACGTTGTGGGTGCTGTCGATCTGGATGGTGCTGCTGTCCAACGGTCTGGTGAACCTGGCCGAGACCGAAGTGGGTTCCGGCCTGGCCGCGATCGCGGTCGCGTCGATGCCGCTGTTCGCCGGCGTGTTCGCGATGATGCGCGGACGCCATCCGTCGAAGATCGAATGGGTCGGCCTGGTGATCGGCTTCCTCGGCGTGCTCTGGCTCAACGCGGGCAGCGAACTGTCGTCGTCCACGCTCGGCCTGGTCTGCCTGGTCATCGCGCCGATCGCGTGGGCCTGGGGTTCGATCTGGAGCCGCGACCAGGACCTGCCGCAGCCCTTCATGTCGGCCGCGGGGCAAATGCTCACCGGCAGTGTGTGGATGCTGATCGCGGCGATGGTGCATGGCGAGCGGATCACGCAGATGCCGTCGCTGTCGGCGACCGGCGCGATGCTCTACCTCGTCGTCGCCGGTTCGATCTTCGGCTTCACCGCCTACATCTGGCTGCTGCACCACGTGCGTCCCGCCCTGGCGACCAGCTATGCCTACGTGAACCCGCCGATCGCGGTGCTGTTCGGCGCGCTGATCGGCGGCGAGCACTTCACCGCGCACGACCTCGGCGCGATGGCGGTGATCCTGATGGGCGTGGTGATCATCACCCTCGCCAAGGCGCGCGGTGCGAAAGCCATCGCACCGTCGCCGACCTCGGAGCCGGCGGCATGA